A single genomic interval of bacterium harbors:
- a CDS encoding epoxyqueuosine reductase, producing the protein MTKGRNLKQLLQSVAQRVLAQNGEKSLYRPLLMGSCDLTSLEAKENLEEAAEWHAQPEQMLPGARSAVAIFLPYSEKLVASNRGGKYASREWAEAYVKTNTLIRRIGTVVSLTLVASGKKSRLIPPTGVFDREALFADWSHKLIGFLCGLGRYGLNRMLITPSGCAGRLVSLVTTQEFETSPRPEGEPCAYLRDKSCSECIEACPVSAISSNGFDAASCFEHCSQNAESFLDLDSAEVCGKCATLRCALGPA; encoded by the coding sequence GTGACGAAGGGACGCAACCTTAAGCAGCTGTTGCAGAGCGTCGCGCAGCGGGTCCTTGCGCAGAATGGGGAGAAGTCCCTTTACCGTCCGCTGCTGATGGGCTCTTGCGACCTGACCAGTCTTGAGGCGAAAGAGAATCTAGAAGAGGCGGCGGAATGGCACGCGCAGCCCGAGCAGATGCTGCCGGGCGCAAGAAGTGCCGTGGCGATATTCCTGCCGTACAGCGAGAAGTTGGTGGCTTCCAACAGAGGAGGTAAATATGCCTCACGTGAGTGGGCTGAGGCCTACGTCAAGACCAACACTCTCATCAGGCGGATAGGGACTGTTGTCTCGCTGACTCTAGTGGCGTCGGGCAAGAAATCGCGGCTTATCCCACCGACAGGCGTGTTCGACCGGGAGGCGCTCTTTGCCGATTGGTCGCACAAGTTGATTGGTTTCTTATGCGGTTTAGGCCGGTATGGCCTCAACAGGATGCTTATCACGCCGAGCGGCTGTGCTGGCAGGCTGGTATCGCTCGTAACAACGCAGGAATTCGAGACATCGCCTAGGCCAGAGGGCGAGCCCTGTGCCTACCTGAGGGACAAAAGCTGCTCCGAATGCATCGAAGCCTGTCCAGTTTCAGCGATTAGCTCCAATGGTTTCGACGCCGCCTCGTGTTTCGAGCACTGCTCGCAGAACGCGGAGAGCTTCCTCGATCTCGACTCCGCCGAGGTCTGCGGCAAGTGCGCTACACTTCGCTGCGCTTTAGGGCCAGCGTAA